In Kineococcus rhizosphaerae, the genomic stretch GGGCACGTGCAGCACCTGTCCGCGGTGGAGCACGCGGCGCACTTCCAGACCGCCCGCGACCGGCAGACCGCCGGGGCGGTCGTGACGTCGCTGCGGCGCTGCCTGGGTGCGCTCGACCCCGCTGCCGCCGAGACCCCCGACCCCGAGGGGGTGCCGCCGACGCCGTGGGCCCGCCCCGACCCGCAGCGGTTCACCCGCCACCGCGTGCGCCGCCCCTCCCACTGACCCCACTCCCTCCGCGATCGAGGAGACCCCCCCGGCGATCGAGGAAGTCCACGCAGCGATCGAGGAATCGCCCGCCCTCGTGGGAGCCTCTTCCTTGATCGCGGTGAGGAATTCCTTGATCGCGGTGAGGTGGAGCGGGTGCCGGGTTCACGCGCTGAGGTCGGCCGCGACCCCCTCGGGGGCACGGCCCACCAGCCGGTCGCTCGTGGTCACCGGGAACCGGGAGGACGCCAGCACCCGGGCGCCGGGCAGCGCGCGGACCCGGTCGGCGAGCGCCCGGTCCTCGTGGGCGGGCAGTGCGGGGAAACCCCCGGCGGCCAGGTACGTCGAGGCGCGGACCCCGAGGTTCGCGCCGTGGACGTGCACGTGCCCCGTGGCCCACTCCCCCGCCGCGTACCGCTCCCGCCACGCCCGGTGCGCCCCGGCGGGCCCGGCCAGCCGCACCGTGCCCAGCAGCAGGTCGACGTCGGCGGCGGCGATCTGCGCGTGCCAGCCCAGCCAGCCGGCGGGCACGAGGGAGTCGGCGTCCGTGCTGGCGATCCAGTGCTCGTCCGCGGGTTCCACCGGCCTGAGGGCCCGGGCGGCCCGGACCCCCGCGGCGCGCGCGGCCCCGACCTGGCCGGCCCCGCTGAGCAGCACGCGCACCCCCGCGGCGCGGGCGATCCGCTCCGTCCGGTCCTGGCAGCGGTCCGCGACGACGACGACGTCGACCGGGACGGGGCAGTGCCGGGCCGCGGCGGCCAGGGCGTCGAGGCAGGCGCCGATGGTCGTCTCCTCGTCGCGGGCCGGGACGACGACGGAGATCCTCACACCAGTCCCCCGGCCCGGGCGACCGAGACGACGGGGGCCGGGACGAGGACGTCGAGCAGGAAGTCCT encodes the following:
- a CDS encoding glycosyltransferase, whose amino-acid sequence is MRISVVVPARDEETTIGACLDALAAAARHCPVPVDVVVVADRCQDRTERIARAAGVRVLLSGAGQVGAARAAGVRAARALRPVEPADEHWIASTDADSLVPAGWLGWHAQIAAADVDLLLGTVRLAGPAGAHRAWRERYAAGEWATGHVHVHGANLGVRASTYLAAGGFPALPAHEDRALADRVRALPGARVLASSRFPVTTSDRLVGRAPEGVAADLSA